CAGCAACCCTAAGTGGATTGAGGCTTTGAGCGATATTGCGTATACGCATTTACAAGGATGGTCATTGGGTTCCGAATCCTCTGAAGAGCTAGCAAAACGTCATGAGCGAGCAGAGTTCGTCAAGAATCAGTCTTGAAATTGAATAAACTGACCCCACATATCAAAGCAATTGCATTCAATATAGAAAAGTGAATTTCCGTCCATGACACAAGAAAATCCAAATTCGTTTGCTGAACAAGAAAATTCTGCAGTCCCACCCAACACTGAAAATCCGGCGCCTACTGATGCGCCCGCAGCTAAAACGCCAGAGCAAGAAATTGCCGAGCTCAATCAAAAGATTGCGGATTTGCAAGATAACTTTTTGCGTGCCAAGGCTGAAGGTGAGAATATTCGTCGCCGCGCCGTTGAAGATGTGGCAAAAGCACATAAATTCGCTATTGAGAGCTTTGCCGAACATTTAGTTCCGGTGACTGATAGCTTGTATGCTGCCCTCAGCACAGATGCAGTTGATGCAAAAGCATTTAAAGAAGGTTTGGAGATTACGCTCAAGCAACTTCTGTCAGCCTTCGAAAAAGGCAAGATGACTGAAATTAACCCTGCAGTAGGAGATAAGTTCGATCCTCATCATCATCAGGCAATCGCTTCAGTTCCATCAGAGCAGGAGCCCAATACCGTGGTTTCTGTATTGCAGCGGGGCTATACCGTGGCCGACCGGGTCTTGAGACCAGCATTAGTGACGGTAAGCGCCCCAAAATAAGGAAAAAAACCTTAAAAATTACATAAAAAAGGCAGATTTCTGCCTTTTTTGCTATTTCAGCCCTTGAATTTGGATGAATCGACCCCATCTATGGGGTATTGGAATATTCGCGGCAATTCACAGTCATTCAGTCAGTTGCCACTGAAACTTAAATAACCTAGAAGTACAACAAAACAATTTATTTTTGGAGCCATTATGGGAAAGATTATCGGAATCGACTTAGGAACCACTAACTCATGTGTTTCAGTCGTTGAAAACAATGCACCGAAGGTTGTAGAGAACGCAGAAGGTGCTCGCACTACACCATCCATCATCGCGTACGTTGAGGATGGCGAAGTATTGGTTGGCGCCCCAGCAAAACGTCAGTCAGTTACTAACCCTAAAAACACTATCTACGCAGTAAAGCGTTTGATGGGTCGCAAGTTTACCGATCCTGAAGTGCAGAAAGATATCAGCTTGATGCCTTACTCAATTGTTCAAGCTGACAATGGTGATGCTTGGGTTGAAGCACGCGACAAGAAAATGGCGCCACAACAAGTGTCCGCTGAAATCTTGCGCAAGATGAAAAAGACTGCTGAAGATTACCTTGGTGAAGAAGTGACTGAAGCTGTGATTACAGTTCCAGCTTACTTTAATGATAGCCAGCGTCAAGCAACTAAAGATGCTGGTCGTATTGCTGGTTTGGATGTAAAGCGCATCATCAATGAGCCTACCGCGGCCGCATTGGCATTTGGTCTGGACAAACAAGACAAGGCTGATCGTAAGATCGCTGTTTATGACTTAGGTGGCGGTACATTTGACGTATCCATTATTGAAATCGCTAACGTTGATGGTGAGAAGCAATTTGAAGTTCTCTCCACAAACGGCGACACTTTCTTAGGCGGTGAAGACTTTGACCAACGCATTATTGATTGGATCATTGCTGAGTTTAAGAAAGAGCAAGGCGTAGATCTGAGCAAAGACGTATTGGCATTGCAGCGTTTGAAAGATGCTGCTGAAAAAGCCAAGATCGAATTGTCTTCTGCTCAACAAACGGAGATCAATTTGCCATACGTGACAGCTGATGCTAGCGGTCCTAAGCACTTGAACTTAAAATTGACTCGTGCAAAGTTAGAGTCTTTGGTTGAGGAATTAATTAAGCGTACAGCAGGCCCATGCTTGACTGCGATTAAGGATGCTGGTGTTAGTGTTTCTGATATTGATGACGTGATTTTGGTTGGTGGTCAGACACGTATGCCTGCGGTTCAAGACAAAGTAAAAGAAATCTTTGGTAAAGAGCCACGCAAAGACGTAAACCCTGATGAGGCGGTAGCGGTTGGTGCTGCGATCCAGGGCTCCGTATTGTCTGGTGATCGTAAGGACGTATTGCTCTTGGACGTTACCCCATTGTCATTGGGTATCGAGACTCTTGGTGGCGTGATGACCAAGATGATTCCAAAGAACACCACGATTCCTACTAAGCATTCACAGGTTTATTCAACCGCTGAAGACAATCAGCCTGCGGTAACGATTAAGTGCTACCAGGGTGAGCGTGAGATGGCTTCCGCCAACAAATTGCTAGGCGAATTTAACCTCGAAGGTATTGCGCCAGCACCACGTGGTTTGCCACAAATTGAGGTGACTTTTGATATTGATGCCAACGGTATTTTGCACGTCACTGCAAAAGACAAAAATACTGGCAAAGAGAACAAGATCACCATCAAGGCAAACTCTGGCTTGACTGAAGAAGAAATCCAGCGCATGGTCAAGGATGCTGAGGCGAATGCTGCGGAAGATAAGAAGGCGCTCGAGTTGGTAACTGCGCGCAATGCAGCGGATGCATTGGCTCACTCCACCAAGAAGGCTTTGGAAGAGCATGGCGCTAGCCTAGAAGCTTCTGAGAAGGAAGCGATCGAGGCTGCACTCAAAGAGTTGGATGAAGCTATCAAAGGTAGCGATAAAGCGATCATTGAAGCTAAGACCGAAGCATTGGGTAAAGCAAGTCAGAAACTCGGTGAGAAGGTGATGGCGGCAGAACAGGCTAAAGCGGGCGCTGGCGCTGCAGGTGCGGCTCCTGGCGGCGCAGCACCTGGTGCAGCACCAGACGCAGATGTAGTTGATGCGGACTTTAAAGAGGTTGATGACAAAAAATAATTTAGTCAGAAACTATTTTTAACGAAGTTTTGAAGTAACTAAATAACAAGTCGGCCTCGCGCCGACTTGTGCCATTCAGGTTGTTGGGAAGTTGAGAGGAATAGGCCGTGCCTAAAAGTAAACGCGATTTTTATGAAGTGCTTGGTGTAGCGAAGGGTGCCAGTGATGATGAGTTGAAAAAAGCTTATCGTAAGTTGGCGATGAAGTATCACCCCGATCGTAATCCCGACAGTAAAACTGCTGAAGCGCAATTTAAAGAAGCGAAAGAGGCCTACGAGACCCTATCTGATCCCAATAAACGCGCTGCTTATGATCAGTATGGCCATGCTGGTGTAGACCCTTCTATGGGTGGCGGTTTTGGCGGTGGATTTGGCGGTGGCGGATTTGCTGATGCCTTTGGCGATATTTTTGGCGATATTTTTGGTCAAGGTGGTGGCCGTCACGCGGGCCCGCAAGTCTATAAGGGAGCGGATTTACGTTACAACATGGACATTACTCTTGAGCAAGCCGCTGAGGGATATACCACTCAGATTCGCGTGCCAAGTTGGAGTGATTGCAAACCTTGTCATGGAACAGGTGCTGAGCCTGGCACAAAGGCAGAAAAATGCTCCACCTGTGATGGCCATGGTCAGGTACGGGTGCAGCAGGGCTTTTTCTCAATGCAGCAAACTTGCCCTAAGTGTCGCGGTACTGGTGAGTACATTCCGAAGCCCTGCAAAACCTGTCATGGCTCAGGTAAACACAAAGAACAAAAAACGCTCGAGATCAAAATCCCTGCGGGCATCGATGATGGAATGCGCGTACGCTCAGTTGGGAATGGCGAGCCTGGAATTAATGGCGGACCCGCTGGCGATCTTTATGTAGAAGTGCGTGTTAAGCCGCATAA
This DNA window, taken from Polynucleobacter sp. MWH-UH25E, encodes the following:
- the grpE gene encoding nucleotide exchange factor GrpE translates to MTQENPNSFAEQENSAVPPNTENPAPTDAPAAKTPEQEIAELNQKIADLQDNFLRAKAEGENIRRRAVEDVAKAHKFAIESFAEHLVPVTDSLYAALSTDAVDAKAFKEGLEITLKQLLSAFEKGKMTEINPAVGDKFDPHHHQAIASVPSEQEPNTVVSVLQRGYTVADRVLRPALVTVSAPK
- the dnaK gene encoding molecular chaperone DnaK; the protein is MGKIIGIDLGTTNSCVSVVENNAPKVVENAEGARTTPSIIAYVEDGEVLVGAPAKRQSVTNPKNTIYAVKRLMGRKFTDPEVQKDISLMPYSIVQADNGDAWVEARDKKMAPQQVSAEILRKMKKTAEDYLGEEVTEAVITVPAYFNDSQRQATKDAGRIAGLDVKRIINEPTAAALAFGLDKQDKADRKIAVYDLGGGTFDVSIIEIANVDGEKQFEVLSTNGDTFLGGEDFDQRIIDWIIAEFKKEQGVDLSKDVLALQRLKDAAEKAKIELSSAQQTEINLPYVTADASGPKHLNLKLTRAKLESLVEELIKRTAGPCLTAIKDAGVSVSDIDDVILVGGQTRMPAVQDKVKEIFGKEPRKDVNPDEAVAVGAAIQGSVLSGDRKDVLLLDVTPLSLGIETLGGVMTKMIPKNTTIPTKHSQVYSTAEDNQPAVTIKCYQGEREMASANKLLGEFNLEGIAPAPRGLPQIEVTFDIDANGILHVTAKDKNTGKENKITIKANSGLTEEEIQRMVKDAEANAAEDKKALELVTARNAADALAHSTKKALEEHGASLEASEKEAIEAALKELDEAIKGSDKAIIEAKTEALGKASQKLGEKVMAAEQAKAGAGAAGAAPGGAAPGAAPDADVVDADFKEVDDKK
- the dnaJ gene encoding molecular chaperone DnaJ → MPKSKRDFYEVLGVAKGASDDELKKAYRKLAMKYHPDRNPDSKTAEAQFKEAKEAYETLSDPNKRAAYDQYGHAGVDPSMGGGFGGGFGGGGFADAFGDIFGDIFGQGGGRHAGPQVYKGADLRYNMDITLEQAAEGYTTQIRVPSWSDCKPCHGTGAEPGTKAEKCSTCDGHGQVRVQQGFFSMQQTCPKCRGTGEYIPKPCKTCHGSGKHKEQKTLEIKIPAGIDDGMRVRSVGNGEPGINGGPAGDLYVEVRVKPHKVFERDGSDLHVQMPISFATATIGGDIEVPTLSGRVEFPIPEGTQTGKTFRLRNKGIKGLRSTLVGDLFVHVVVETPVKLTEDQKKLLKQFDESLKSAGDKHSPQQKGWFDGVKSFFS